A region of the Leeuwenhoekiella sp. MAR_2009_132 genome:
TGCATCTACTTCTTTCCCGTCAGGTAAAACAACTTTACCTTCAAGGTCTGTCCCGTCTGCATAGCGCCAGTCATCAGCACCTTCATAAATTGCGGTGTTTGGACATTCTGGCTCACAAGCCCCGCAGTTAATACATTCATCAGTTATTATAATTGCCATAGTATAATCGTTTTCTTATCCGTAATTTTGCCCTAAAGTGGACTTTTGATAATTAAATTCTGCTAAAACTAAATTAAAGTTTAACGTTAATACCCATTTGATATGGCGTATTACTTTTTAATATCAACGTACAAAATTAAGGTCTGCCCTTAACTCTACCAAACCATTTATGGATTTAAACCAAAGAATTACTGCATTCTCAAAGCTGGGTCTTTTTTTAAATGATTTTTTGTCGAACACTACAAAAAGTGAAATGACATTAGCTGATACGCAAACTTTACAAATTGAGTTTGCAGAAGTATTAAAAACTGCAACTCGTGAAAATGCCTGGTTTACCCCAGAACATCTGCAAATGGCACTTAGCAGCTGGTCAGAATCACTTACTGAAACTTCTCTAAAAAACTGGACTAGTGCCTATAACTTTGATATCAATTTAGAGTCAAAACGTGTTGCCGTTATTATGGCAGGCAATCTTCCGCTGGTAGGTTTTCATGATTTTTTAAGTGTTCTTATTAGTGGGCATTCGATACTGGCAAAACTATCATCAGACGATAAGTTAATACTTCCGTATTTAGCTAAGGTATTAATCGCAATAGAACCACTCTTTGAAAACAAAATAGAATTCACTGAAGGTAAATTGGCTGCTTTTGATGCAGTAATTGCTACTGGTAGTAATAACACTGCACGGTATTTTGAATATTACTTTAAAACCAAGCCCCACATCATACGTAAAAACCGAAATGCGGTAGCGGTTTTAACAGGTAATGAATCTACAGAACAACTTGAATTACTAGGTGATGACATCTTTAGATATTTTGGAATGGGTTGCCGCAGTGTGTCAAAACTTTTTGTTCCGCAAGATTATAACTTTGACTCTTTTTATA
Encoded here:
- a CDS encoding acyl-CoA reductase — its product is MDLNQRITAFSKLGLFLNDFLSNTTKSEMTLADTQTLQIEFAEVLKTATRENAWFTPEHLQMALSSWSESLTETSLKNWTSAYNFDINLESKRVAVIMAGNLPLVGFHDFLSVLISGHSILAKLSSDDKLILPYLAKVLIAIEPLFENKIEFTEGKLAAFDAVIATGSNNTARYFEYYFKTKPHIIRKNRNAVAVLTGNESTEQLELLGDDIFRYFGMGCRSVSKLFVPQDYNFDSFYKAMFNYKDLLNHHKYANNYDYNKAVYLMSLFPILDNGFLVLKEEESFSSPISVVFYERYDNLETLKTYLDEKTDQIQCIVASGFDQKEVGFGQAQKPNLSDYADGVDTIAFLLKI